atattaaacctgattccgattatGATTCTGATATGGACATTACCACGGAAGTATCAGTTACTAgcaatttctaatttcctgttagAAAACAGTGGCTGGAAAGATTTAGAGCAAATGAGTACCGGTGATGTAATCCAGATAAAGACAGAAGATCACTCGCAAGGGAGCCGGCAGGAACTGAAGTGTCCGTCCATGTACAATGACTGTTCCAATCACTGTTCTTGATTTTGGAGGCGCTGCCTGGACGATGGTTACACATGCCGCTTCTGTACCCGTAGTAAGGGAAATTAAAGTTTAAAGGTGCGCCAAACGATGGGCTTCATTTTACATTGCCATAAATAGTTAAAGATTTAATGGTACCTAGAAAACGGCGCATCAAACTTACTGCCTCGTTGCTTTTGGCAATGAACTCAAATTGGTGTCAATTGTTGAATCGCAGGCTTGTGTCATCACAGAGTGCTTCATGCAGCAACAAGGTTTGGAACCAAATGCCAACATGTCGAGGATCACAAGGATTCCAACTTTTCGACTGCACACCTACACAGTTGTTTAGAACAATGGGCATTACGTCGATGTTCATTCCATTGGTGTCAGTGACGGTAGTTGTTGTATCGAGCATGTGCAAGTGCAAGAAGCGGTGTCTAGGAAAAATTGGGTCCTCAGGTGAAAGAATCTAATTCGTAGCTTGGGAAAACGTTTCATCTGGTTAGTAGGCAGGGACATTTGAAAAAATGTTGAATTTTCAGCTGTGTTTAATTTTCAGGACATTACACATGCAAGGTGATctattaattttatatatatattagcAAATTCCggagagtgggggaagggggcAGTATCTGGTTCATAGAGGCCGTTCCGGAGCATCGACTGAACCATGAGGAGGACTGGAAGCTCAACACACGGCATACTACTAACACGTAACGCCCTGCGATCATCATACACAAGTTATTTCCTGGTATTGTAATTAACGGATTAGAAAGTCCATGATTATTATCAAGCGGTGGAGTATGTATCTGGTTTTTCAAATGAGACTGGCTATAAAAAAACGAAGGAACAAACTGGGAAATCTGCTAGCCACGGAGTAATTTACAATATGCAGGATAACATACTGCATAACTTTTCGCTTGCGAAGGTGCAaacaaaatgactttttttcttgCCACGTGGTTGAAGGAATGCAGTTCGTCATGTCGTAAAACTGATCAGCTGTCTCGAATATTTTCATTATTACAGCTGCCTTTTGAACGAGTATCACTCAGGAATAGCTGCATCATGGCAAATTAAGGttgtcacaaacaagaaaaaaatctacagatgctggaaatcgaagcatcacacacacaatgctcAAGCGTCtatggaagagtgaacagtcgacgttttgggcccagacaATTCATTAATCCGGATGAAGTGCCTCAGACCGAAAAGTCAACtcctcactcttttccatagattctgcctggcctgctgagttcatccagcattttgtgtgtgttgctgaaattAGACACAGTAGGTTCCTGATAATCTCCTGAACTGGATTAATAAGAAGTTATTTTCGAAATGGTCCTTCGTATGATGGGACACGCAGATTTGTAAATACGACAGGCTATGTCTCACCTGAGTAATTTGCTGACCTGTTCTGACTCAGAACATCAAAATATTAATTAGAAGTTGTCAACTATGAGAAGTGTAATAAAGTAATACTGCCTGGATCAGAGCCAGTGGAAGTCTGACTCATGCTAGCCAGATAGGCCAGAGCCAGCGATATTTCATCACAACACTTGATCTGATACAGACGATGACTAAATGTCAGGGGCTTCGAAGGCAAAGCAGCGAGAGTTCTTGTGACTGTCTATCACAACAAGTAGCCAGTAACGGTCCCGAAAGGAAGACGGACATTTTCGACAGCTATGCAGCTGAAGGCGATGACAGTGATTCGGATTGCCCGTGATATTTATTAATTAAATATCAGTTGGAAATTATGAGGTCATAAATTATGAGGTGAAATTGACGCTAATTAAAGGAAAACGACTGGTTTCATCGTGCTGAAGCGTGTTAGAACACATCAGAGGCCAGCATTTCGAATATCGTCCCTTTCATGGAGATTAAAACATTGATGTTGCCCGGGATCATGTGGAATCATCTTTACTCAGGAAGGAAAAAGAGAGTAACGCCATGGGCAGCAGATAAATCAAACTGAAACTGGGAGTTGAAAGATTTCACAGGAGATTAACACGTCACTGAAACGACCGTGCTGGGAATTGGTACTGAACAGTCTCAGAACGAAACATGATCAGCAAGGTGTTCATGCATTTCGATGCAACTCAATGGAGTTTCTATCACGGAAAGAAAAATCACGGCTCACCTCTACCTGATCTTTGTTGGTAGATCTTATTCCATCCATCACGGATATAAAGCTGGCAGTTGAGAAATAATCGACAGATTCAACATGCGTGAAGCGACAGTTGTAgaacagcatcagaatcaggcttattatcaccggcatgtgacgtggaatttgttaacttagcagcagcagcagttcaatgcaatacataatatagaagcaaaatatgaaataaaaataataataataataaataagtaaatcaattacagtgtacatatattgaatagattaaaagtcgtgcaaaaaaacagaaatactgtatattttttttaaaagtgaggttctgtccacgggttcaatgtccatttaggaatcagatggtagaggggaagaagctgttacggTATCGCTGActgcgtgctttcaggcttctgtacctcccagcTGATGCCAAAAGTGAAAAACGGGTGTGCCCCAGTGCTGGAGGTCGTTAATaatagacactgcctttctgagtcaccgctccttgaagaatACTTGGATATTTTGttggctggtacccatgatggaagcgactagatttacaacccactGTAGCTTCTTTCTGTCCAGTGAAGTAGCACGACACCCACCCCCAttaccagagagtgatgcggcctgtcaaaatgctctatCTTTACATCTATGGAGGTttttataaccatatagcaagtacagcacggaaacaggccatctcggcccttctagtccttgcCGAACGCTTACTAtcacccaccgacctgcactcagcccataaccctccattcatttcctgtccctatacctatccaattttacttcaaatgacaatatcgaccctgcctctactacttctgctggaagctcgttccacaccgcTACCACTCTCTTACTTAAGCTGCACACCCCCCCATGTTACACCTAAACATTTgctccctaactctcaactcatgtcctcttgtttgattctctcctactctcaatggaaaaagcctatccacgtcaactctatctctacccctcataattttaaacacctctatcaagtcccccctcaaccttctacgttccaaagaataaagacccaacttgttcaacctttctctgtaacttaggtgatgaaacccaggtaacattctagtaaatattctctgtactctctctattttgttgacatctttcctataattcggtgaccaaaactgtacacaatactccaaatttggccttaccaatgccttatacaatttcaacattacatcccaactcttatacccaatgctctgatttataaaggccacgataccaaaagctttcttcattaccctatccacatgagatttcaccatcagggaactatgcaccattattcctagatccctctgttctcctgcattcttcaatgccttaccattgaccatgtatgtcctattttgattattcctaccaaaatgtagcacctcacacttatcagcattaaactccatctgctatctttaagcccactcttctaactggcctaaatctctctgcaagctttgaaaacctacctacctacctacctaccttaTCATCCACTATATATCATCATgatactggagagggtccagaggaagctcACCAGTCTCAtcccatgaatgaaagggttaacatatgaggagcgtttgatggctctggctctgtactagagtttaggagaatgaagggggatctcactgaaacctaatgaatattgaaaagctgagatagagtgggtgtggagaggatgtttccagtagtgggggagtctttcTTAACTTAAGAACCTTAATATGTTGCGCCTACAATTAAAAATGATAAATATTTTAGGGTGACCTTGCATGTTATAAATATATTGAGACAAAGCATTGTTTTATTTGAAAGTTGCGAGCTGTCTCATTGAGAATGAAAACACAACATGCTCATTTAAAAGAGGAAGTAAGCAGAATTGAGCATCATTGTTATTTTGTGGTTTCTCCGGGGAGCGATTTTCAGGTGCTCCTGAATTTCATGTTCAGTAGGGTGTCCCTGATGCGTTTAATTAGTTGGCATGGTTCATTGTCAGAGTGCATTTTCCCCTCCCGTATAAAAGTTAGAAAGCAATCAAGAGTGGATACCGGCGGTTAAATCGATCGTGGCTAGGCGCAGAAGATGGGATATCCTGCAATTTTCTACATAGCGAGTACTTATTACCCTGTATTGGCTGCAGTTGGTATCCCTGGTAAGTAACTGGGGTTTGGCTATTGCATTTGTGAGTTGTTCAACTTAATAAATCTTCTGCTTGAAATCATTGTCACCGTAAAACTCATTACAGATGATGCCTCATCTGATGAGTGTTTTTACCCCGTCCAGGTCAACCATATCCTCATTTTATTTTTAGCTGGCATTGTTAATCGTTTTCTACATCCGATTCTTTAGTCACTATCAGTAATTTATACTTTTCCAGTATTTTACCATGCTGAACCTTCTAAAGCTTAAAGGGCATATATTGTTCTAAATCAGATGCTGAATCAATATAAAAACGAAAACCTTTCtaaaaatagaaagaaaataTTTCTCGACTCTGCCTCTCTATCTGCTGGCTCCCTGGTTGATCAGTAACACGAGGTATATTCTTTTACCTCGTCATGCAACAAGAGAAGACGATGTTTCTTGTTATTTGTCTAAATGTTTTTGACATCGCCTCAGAAACGTACAGATCTGTTGAGTCTTGCAGTATAAACTGCTCCGGCCAGTTTTAATTTTAACTTTCAGGATTTACGTTTGCTTCCCATCAAAAATTAGCTCAGCTGTTCTTCTCCTCCATATGTGATGTTCGGAGATACAGTCTCCCACAGTTGAAATTATTCCAGTTATAAATACAACCTTCGGCACTTTCAGCTACAATGAGGTGGTCCGTCTGAATCACTGGGTCGATAAGCCTCCGAATGGTATCCCTGCCGCCAACTGGACTCCGCTGTCATACGGCACTGCCATTGTTCTCCAAACGCAGCGTCGTGGCCGGAGCCTGTACAAACTATTCCTCCACTCTTGAAATTGAAGACAGCCTGACGCAGAATTGAGTCAGACGAATGATATTCAGTCAGGAACGTTCAAAGCATTTCTGCGCATCAATTTCAAGTTAAATGATCAGGGATTTTGCACTTGTAACTAACTCTTCGTTGCTTCCTTGCAGTTAATGtgatggcgattgtgatcctctcTCTTGGAAAGTGTGGACTCTCTAAATGCATCTCCCGTTACCTGGTCGGGATGGCAGCAGCTGATTTAACGTGCGTTATCATTGCTGTTGTACTCGATCAGATCAATAGCATTTATCTTTATGCCCTGCCTCTGCTCATTACCCCGATTTGCGCCGTGACACTTGTGCTGAGGCTCGCAGCCATGGACAGCTCTGTTTGGTTTACTGTGGCTTTCACGTTCGATCGGTGTATTGCAATCTGTAGTCGAAAGCTGCGGGAGCAatactgcaccgagagaacggcgacTACAGTGATAGTAATTGTGGGTTTGGGAAGTTGTGCGAGGCGTGTTCCGTTGTACTTTGCGGTAGAACCTTACCTTATCATTGAAAACGTACCTTGGCGGTGCACTGTCAAAGCGGATTACCTTAATTTATCAATGTGGAGAAAATTCCAGTTGTTTAACACTATCACTACACCTTTACTGCCAATCGGATTGATTCTACTTTTTAATGTTTTAACAATCAGTCATATTATAGCAGCTAACAAAGTCCGTTGGGGtctcaggaacagcacagagaaTAAGAAGGATACGGAGGTGGAGAACAGGAGAAAGTCAATGATTTTGTTGTTCGCCCTATCAGCAAATTTCATATTGTTATGGATCCCCTATATTACATATGCTATTAACTGGCAAATACAGAATTACTTCTACACTGACAGGTACTTGACTACCCCGAAGTACATCCTGCAACAGTTTGGGTACATGCTGCAGTTTCTTTGTACCTGCACGAACACGTGTATCTACACTCTGTCCCAACGGAAATTCAGGCAGCAGCTGAAGAATGCAGTCAAGCATGTCGTTCCGTTATACTGCCGACTTTGAAAATAAACCGGAAGTGATATTGTAAGCTTAGATGGGAGTTGAAATAAATTTCAGTATCGTCCATATGTCTGGTGAAGATCCCGATATTAATTTAGGCGCGGTCACCTCCATCACGAAAGTTAAAACAACTGACAAGCAAAGACTTACTCTGACACATACGGGTCATTTTTAGAAGTTTACTGAATGGGGATGGTATCCGAAATGAGTCTGAGGCGtgaaaaacaatgcatttcaaagGTTAGCTGGTATACACGAGAATGAGTTGAGACGTGATAAATCAAATATGCAGGAATGGTAGCGCAAACAATGTTTCAAATGGCAGAATTATGCTGCTATGCCTTGTGGTCCTATCACAAAAATAATATAAAATCAGCATTATCATGTTGTGCAGGAACGGTGAATGAGATAATGAATGAAGAGAGGGCACCGTTTTGTACAGAAGAAAGGCACCGAGTTCTTATTGGAATGGAGGATTGGGTTGGATAGAATCCACGGGGTAAAGCACACAGAGAACGCTGCACAGGCAACTTCTCTCGACATTAACACATCACCTAGACACGACTGCATGCGTCATTGTTATCTGTGAGAACCCGGGATAACATTAGATCGGGCAGCTGtaataatacattcttagattTACCAGGGAAATTGATCATTATGGAATTCCATACTGATCAGATTTAGAGAAATGGCTCCGTTGTAAATTGATCGCAAATTTGGGTTTCTTTTGTATTATATATTATTTTTCTCGCAATTAAAGCGCACAATTGCAGAGATGGCGATTTTTATGTATTCTGTAGTTTAATGTAATGCATTTAAAATATAACAAATTACATTTGGACTCCAATAACTTTAAAAGGAACGAGTGCTCAAACTTTTCACAACAACTTGACAGAAAGAGAAGTGCCTGGCTCAAGAAGCAGTCTGACCTCGTCTTGTCAGACCTCGTTGCATTTTCTGTTCCAACCTCGACGTATCAACACTCCAAATAATAAGAGTTGCTCAACACCCAGTAAACCGACAGTTAGAACCTCGGTAACTGATGAGCTGgagaaacgggggggggggggggggggggaagggagggaatttgcagatgctagaaatccaaagctacACAGTGCTGGAGGTATTCGGCTGGTCAGTCGATATCTTTGAAAACTCTACACAAGAGAAGTCGAAGAACTTATTCTTCAATTTAATGCATTTAAAGCCGACATAAATCCTCATTCGCGCCCTCTCCAGATGATAATAAAGGCTGGCTGCTGAAATGGACACCGAGCTCTCTGGTAATACAGTAGTGACGACATGAATCATCACTCCCGGCCTCGGCAGATGACAATACAGCTGAAAAGGTCTCCGAGCTCTCTGGTAATACATTACTGACGATAATAGAATTAATGGAAAGAGTTGGTAGATTTTTCTACCATGTGTTACTGGAGATCGGCATTGCTTGCAACCCTTGTTGGAAGAGTATTATTTGAAAACGGTCTACAAACCCTTGAACGTCTTTGCTCATGCTGGCAAGGCATGATTTATTTCTCGGGGAAAGAGAAATGAAACTGAAGCTGCTGGCATTCAGGCAAACCGTTACAGGAGCAGAAATGGactatttggtccatcgagtctcctccgccatttcatcatgcctgattcAAATTGTCTGTCAGCTCCAATCTTCTGCTTTACCCCATTATCCCTTAATGTCCCGACCAATGAACAATTTATCgcactctgccttaaatatacccaacgacttggccagCGAAAATGCCTAACACAACgagttccacagatccaccagaCTCTGGGTCAAGCaactcctccccgtctccattCGGAATAGGTGTCCCTAGATACTGAGGCAAACTCCTTGACCTTTGAATCTCCAAACATAGaaaatattctctccatatccactcattTGACGACTTTCTACTTACGATAGGTTCCAGTGAGATCTGCCACATCTCCATTCTTCTGGATTACTTTGATTTTTGACCTAGAATaatcaatcgctcctcatattAAATTGGGCATCATTTTACTGAAACTCCTCTGAACATTCCTCAGTGTCAGCTCATCCTTAAGCGGCAGAAAAGTGCTCAAAATATTGCAACTGAGGCTTCAACAGCGCCTTATGAAGTCTCAaaattaaatccttgcttttattttgcagtcctctcgaaatgaatggtaacattgcatttgacttctttaccagcgacacaacctgcaagttaatctttcagCGAATCCTGAGCGAGGACACGCACCTTCGTTTTCAGCTccgttctttttttgtttttgaaaTTCTGTTGATGTATAAAATACTCTACGCTTTTCTTTCGTAGACCAAAGGGCAAGTCCTACACTTCCAAGTTTCCAGACACTGTCTGTCATCTACCACTTAACTTTCCAATCATTAATCTCTCTAAACTCTTCTGAcggcctctccacttcctcaacactagcagctactccacctaccttcgtatcgcaCACAATGCTGGCTACCAAGACATGAATTCTGTCATTCAAAGTATTCCTATATAATGTAAGAAAACTGTTCTAACGTAGACCGTTGTGGAACCCGCTAGTCTCCAGattccaatcagaaaaggctccctttattcaccTCGTTGCCTACTGCGAATCAttcaatgttctatccatgctcgGATACTTCCTGTAATTCTGTGGGCTCTTACATTGTAAAATAtgtttatgtgtggcaccttgtcaaaggctttctgataACCCACTGTACAATATCCAATAATTTTTTTTGTCTATCCGATTTGTTATATGTTTAAAAATCTCAATTTTTGTCAGGAAAGATCGACATATTtaatcatgtacctccaagtaccccgcaATTCCATCCTTTGCATTGAGCTCCAATACCCCTCCAATCCAAACACAGAGGTAAGTCCAACTAGCCTAGTATTTTGTTTCTTCCGTCCCTCTCCCTTCGTGAAGAGTGGGGTgatatttgcatttttttttcattcctccgggaccataccagaatcaaTTGCTTCTTGATAGATCACAGCTAATATCTCCACTGATGACGTTGAGAATGCCATGGAATCATTGCTGAAGCAGCTGAATGTGATTCAGTCCAGGTGAAAGTTCTGAGTGCCGCCTGCAGTAATACTGTGGAAGCAGATGTCTGTGCCCGATATGGTGTCTTCTTTTTGCCTCTCATTGAACCCTGTTTCGTCTACACTGTTGATGCAACACTCTGTCAAGGGCTGGATTCATTTCTCGGGTAGTGGGTTTTAAGCTACTACTGAAGGAAGTCTTGGTGGAACGAGCGATTGCATGGCTGGCTACCTTACAGTATTCTTTAGATCTAGAAAATCCCGAAAGCACAGAGCGCGGGATATTTGAAGCCAATAAATATGGAAGCAAGAAGAAAGAATCCCGAGCTATTCCCGAAGAGTTATATCTGGAGAGAAAGCTAGGATACGATACAAATGAAACAATAACAGTAAAACGTAAAACCTTAAGGGGACCTTACGAAGAAtttataaagaaagaaagaacgagGTGATATGGGCTGCACCGTATGAGGAAacatatttaagaaaaaatgGCGAAACACGTGCGTATCTGGACTGGACAAGGCAGCGTGATGTACACCACGTTATAGACCAATTAGTCCTTCTTGTCTCCACTGACTAAGTGGCCTTCTTTATCTTTTACGATTTGCCTGTCCATGGTTCCGGTCCCCGTAAACCTTTCCACAGCAGGCGCGTGTCCAAATGCCCTTTAAATGTTGTGACATTGAAAGTCAGGAAAAAAATTGCTTCATCTCACGtccagcacacaaatataaaggagaacgaaataattgttacctcGAACCGATGCAGAATTACAACTTGGAGTGAGGGATCTATGCGCTTCGTTGTTTCTAGAAGATTCCAGAAAGCAAGTGCAAAGGCGAGCGGCATCGAGGCACGGAAGCATAGAACTGCGAGCGAGCCCACGATCGACTTTATTTTGCCGATTAAAGTGTCCACTTATCGCCAATTAAGCAGTCGAGGAAGATGGAAGTATAGAGGAGAAAGCTAAAGGCGAGCAAAGGTTCAGCGTCGCATATTTGCTTCTTGATCGCCGCTATGACGGATCTCTCGCCGCTGCCGAAAATGGATCGTGTGTGTCGGTCTATCGTTTGCATGTACCATGTGAGTGTGTAGCATATAGTCCTTTTACGGTGAATAAGGTCTCTCTCGCTCTGTCGATCTCGGAACCTCATATTTTATTTAATAGTGCCGAAGAAACAACATCGCTTCCGGGCGTTCTGAAGGGAGGCAAGAGTAACTGGCAAGCTTTCCTCGCTTGCTCTTTCCACGAATTCGGTCTGGCTGCTTCATCATCCCAGACGTTCCATATCTCCTTTGGAACTTAACGAAATTTGTAGAATCagatagagcaggggtccccaaccttttttgcagtgcggaccggtttcatgttgacaatattcttgcggaccagcggACCGGCCTACCGGGGGGGTGGCGGGTGCAgaatggttgccaacggacaagagtaacaatcaaatacgttgcgtttacccaggaaagactacaatgaccatgaagccttgcgcgggcaccggtGCCTATGCGTTATTTGCGCATGCGCGCTCCTGTCGATTAtttcctacaaatcgtttttggcgattccgTTCGCGGGGGagtgtgttaatcacgaccggaatatcggtgataagtggctaatacactcaatttcgtttctaaaaggctttatctAAGGAATtttatattaaacacacagcgcattttcctcgcatgaatatagcgataagtcacttatcaggggaggacaggggagcttgaagtaattgttgaacaaacttccagtaaaagtgtcagaagcaggttcgatattatcatttaaagttaaattgaataggtatatggataggaaagtaatggagggttatgggctgagtgcaggtcggtgggacgaggtgagagtagcgttcggcacggactaaaagggcagagatggcctgtttccgtgctgtaattgttatatggttacataagtcaatagcatcataacattttaagtaacgtttggatattgaaCACAGCGCATATTATCCCCGTGTGAACTTATAAattcattgcaacgcaccaatatcgctgaatcagtgggagccctgggcttgcgttcctgcaacaagacggtcctatcgaggggtgttAGGGGACAGCGAttctcgaacggggttccttatgtccagtctaatccgcaatttagtttttgttccattcatcacagagatatgttggaaatggaagcaatgttttcggtgcttccgtggctatctcaggatattcacccttgactttgatccagaatgccggcagagatgttatgtcaaacagacttttcagtccgtcgtcatttgcaagctcgaggagttgatctccttcccgcgctgacatggatgacgcgcgggtaatggctcaacagtgcgtgacagggaatgaggaaaggtgcagctgactcatatcgtttcctcgcggcccggtagcgcatgcctgctgtggcccggtatcggtccgcggcccggtggttggggaccactgagatAGAGGCGGCATCAGTGGCCTCGGGCTGACTACCTGAGAAACTCGGGTAAAACTGCTACGCTGTGACATTGTAGGCTTCTCAAAGTCCAAAGCTATGTCCCCATTTTGAGAAATGGAAACAGGTAACGGCCGCGAAGACGTAACAAACTGTACAAACGTTGATGAACTCCAAGCGTACCATCCACTTTAAAAAGCATTGCGATGGGGACACCATCGGTGGCCATGCTCCACTTAGCAGCTACAGGCACAGGTAAGGAATTGTTCACTTGTAAGGAGACAAACCGCAAGGATGTGTAATGCaattgtactttgacaataaatgcaatttgaactttaaactttgaacatgGAAAGTTGCGGGCAGCAGGTCCAAAGCCAAGTGTTGGCTGGTGGCAAATGAAAGTGACCACAGTGCTTTCATGTCACAG
The sequence above is a segment of the Mobula birostris isolate sMobBir1 chromosome 28, sMobBir1.hap1, whole genome shotgun sequence genome. Coding sequences within it:
- the LOC140188909 gene encoding probable G-protein coupled receptor 139, producing the protein MTKCQGLRRQSSESSCDCLSQQVASNGPERKTDIFDSYAAEGDDINVMAIVILSLGKCGLSKCISRYLVGMAAADLTCVIIAVVLDQINSIYLYALPLLITPICAVTLVLRLAAMDSSVWFTVAFTFDRCIAICSRKLREQYCTERTATTVIVIVGLGSCARRVPLYFAVEPYLIIENVPWRCTVKADYLNLSMWRKFQLFNTITTPLLPIGLILLFNVLTISHIIAANKVRWGLRNSTENKKDTEVENRRKSMILLFALSANFILLWIPYITYAINWQIQNYFYTDRYLTTPKYILQQFGYMLQFLCTCTNTCIYTLSQRKFRQQLKNAVKHVVPLYCRL